CAGACGTGGACAAATCTTTCCATTGCTCAACCGCATTGGCCCCGGTTTCATCCACAAAACCGACATAAACGGCAGAGATGGAACCGCTGGACATGTAGGTCATGAGGTTGAGTTTGAGGTCAATGCCGGGGGTGACATCGAAATACGCCTCCGCCACGGTACTACCTGGGATTGCCCCGGTATGACTCCACGAATAAGTGGATAAATCCCCTGCGATGGAGGATTTATCTGGGGTCAGTGTCGACGAGGATGCCCCGTACGACCAGTACGGACGCCCCGCGGAATCAGCTGGCGTGATCGAGACGTGTGGGAAGGCCAGCCGTGAGGTGGCCAGGGCGTTCGTCGCGGTCTGGGACACAGCCTGATTGAATTCAGACTGCTCATCATTGACCTGATCCTGTGCCCAGAACGCAGCTGCGACTCCTTGACGGAAGTCACCCTCGGGGGCGTTGATGAGATCATCAACATCCTCAAAGGCACCTTCCGCAGCGGTGGCTGCATCCTGTGCGGCTTTGACCTTCTTCTGCAGTTCACCATCAGCGTCGGTCGCTGCAGCCCATGCAGCATTCGCTGCGTCATAGGCCCCAACCTTGGAGGGTGGGGTGTAGGCAAAATCTCCGCTGGAATAGCGGATCCTGCTGGTCTGCCACAGATCCTGATCCCCAGCCCAGGGGGGCTCTGTAGTGCTCCACCCCGTCGGCACCAACGTCGTTGGCGCCGCAGGAGCTGCCGAGCCCTTCGGGACCTGCCGGAAATACACATCCACGGCGGTAATCGAAATGCCATCCGTGCCATCAGTTCCGTCGATGCCGTCCGTGCCCTTGATCAGCGCCCAGGAGTACCGGGCCGGATCCGTCGAATCCAGCGGCGTGGATGTGCCATAGGAATCGGCGTAAACATCGAAGTAGATATCCAGGGTCGCGTAATCGCTATAGGTACCCAGATAGGCCCGCCCTGAGGGGTCGGTGGTGGAGAAATCCACTGTCCCATCTGGGCTGTTGGCGTAGGCGACATGAAGGAACGGGGTCCGCCCGTCATGCCCCGGAACACCCGGTGTGCCCTTCTCGCCGTCCACACCCTGCCTGGCCACCATATCCACCGTGGTAGAAGCACCATCAGTGAACCTCGTGAGCGTGCGGGTCCACAGGAAATGACCCTGCGGGACCGGTGGCATTGTGGTCTGCCACCCCGTGGTGGGGGCCTGCGTCCCGGAGCTTGAGGAGGCGTAGGTGATGGTGACCGTGTCGACGCCTTTACCCGGTGCCCCGTCTGCGCCTTTGACCAGCTGCCAGGTGTACCGGCTTGGGTCGGTGGAATCGGCTTCGGTGAAATCCGAGTAGGTACCGACATAGGTGCGACCCGTCGGGTCCGTGGTCGAGAACCCCGCCACACCGTCTGAGCTGTTGGCGTAGGCGGTGTGGAAATAAGAGGTTCTACCGTCAGCACCGGGATTACCAGGTGTGCCGTTCTCACCATCCACGCCCTGACGAGATACCGCATAGGACACGCTCGTGGCCCCATCGGTAAACGTCAGGGTCGTGCGGGTCCACAGGAAATGACCCTTCGGCACCACCGGGATAGAGGTAGTCCACCCCGCGGTTGGAGTCGTGGTACCAGACGCCGATGAGGCGTACGCGGTCTCCGTGGACGAGATGCCCTTACCCGCGGACCCAGGATCACCTTTGTCGCCCTTGAGTCCGATCCTGCCGACTGAGTACCCGGTCTCGGTGGTGCCATCGGAATACGACCACACCGTCCGAGTCCAGACATAATCACCCGGACTGGTCACCGGTGGCTGAGATGCCCACCCACTGGTCGGCGTCGTGGTCCCGGACGAGGACTTCGCATAGGTAATCGTGGTGCCGGTAATCCCCACACCGTCTTTACCTGGCAGACCATCCTCGCCATCGGAACCGTCGGTGGGGATATAGGACACCGAGTGCCCGGTCTCGGTGGAATCATCCGTGTACGTCCACATAGTGCGCGTCCACAGATACCTGCCCTTGACCAGGGTCGGAACCGTCGTGGACCACCCCGAGGCCGGAGCGATCGTGCCGGAGGTGTGCAGCGCATACTCCACCAGAGTGGAGGACAGCCCCACACCATCCTTGCCGGGTAATCCATCCTCGCCGTCGAGGCCGTCTCGACCAGGCGCACCGGTGTTTCCGATCTTGCCGACCGAGTACCCGGTCTCCGTGGTGTTGTCATCGTAGCCCCACACCGTGCGGGTCCACACGAAATCACCCGGAGAGGTTACTGGAGGTTGTGCACCCCAGCCGGTGGTCGGCGGGGTGGTCCCGGAGGCAGATTTGGCATAGGTGATCGTCGTGGACTTGATGCCCACGCCGTCCTTGCCCGGCAGGCCGTCCTCGCCATCGGAACCGTCGGTGCCGACATAGGCGACGGAGAACCCCACCTCGGTGGAATTATCTGTATACGTCCAGGTGGTACGCGTCCACAGGTAGCGGCCCTTGACCAGCGTGGGGACTGTTGTTGTCCATCCGGTGGTCGGGGATGAGGTTCCGGAGGTGGACAAGGAATAGGCCAGAGCAGTCAAGGACAAGCCCACGCCATCCTTACCCGGCAGACCATCATCACCCTTATCGCCTGGGTCGCCCTTGTCACCCTTGTCGCCGGTATCACCGACCTTGCCAACTGAATACCCGGTCTCGGTGGTGCCATCGGAGTAGGTCCAGGTGGTTCGGGTCCAGATCCACTGCCCCGGCTGAGCTGCCGGAGGAGTCGCCACCCACCCGGAGGTCGGGGTGCTCGTACCCGAGGAGGACACCGCATAGACAATCGCGGTGTCGGTAATCCCCACGCCGTCCTTGCCCGGGAGACCGTCCTCCCCGTCGTTGCCGTCCTTGGACAGGTACGTAACGGAATATCCGGTCTCGGTGGAATTATCGGTGTAGGTCCAGGTGGTGCGGGTCCACAGGTAGTGGCCCTGCACGAGGGTAGGTACCTGTGATGTCCACCCGGAGGTAGGCGCCACGGTGCCGGAGGTGTGTACGGCGTAGGACACGGTGGTGGTTTTCAGCCCCAGCCCGTCACGGCCGGGGAGACCATCCTGCCCGTCGATACCATCGATACCGTCTCGACCAGGCTGACCAGTGTCACCGATCTTGCCAATGGCATGTCCGGTTTCGGTGGTGCCGTCGGTGTACGTCCAGATCGTCCGAGTCCACATGAACTGCCCCGGCTGGGCGGCCGGTGGCGTGGACACCCACCCGGAGGTCGGCGCGACTGTGCCAGACGAGGACACCGCATACAGGTGAACGGTGGAGGCAATACCCACACCGTCCTTACCCGGGAGACCATCATCACCGTCATTACCGTCCTGGGCAATGTAGGAGACGGAATGCCCGGTCTCGGTCGAATTGTCGGTGTAGGTCCAGACCGTTCGCGTCCACAGGTACTGCCCCTTGGTCAGCGGTGGCACCTGGTCAGACCACCCCGAGGTCGGAGCAACCGTGCCAGACGGCCCAACGGCATAAGACACCACCGTGGATTGAATGCCCAGTCCGTCTTTACCCGCGGTGCCATCGGTGCCGTCAGCACCCGGCGCGCCAGTATTACCTGTGACGAGCACTGGGGAGGTCACCTCGGACTGTCCGGACCCGTAGGTAATTCGGGTGCGCATCCAGATAAATGAACCCGATGGGCGCTGCGGGGTTAATACAGACCATCCGGATACCGGTGGGAATTCCTCTGAGTCACCCACCGCGTACTCAATGCGCGTGGCAGTCAGAGCAGCGTCAGATGCTTCCTTCGACTGCTCAGCGATTTGCTTCGCATCCTCAGCAGTTTTCTGAGCGTGTTTAGCAGCCGCCTCAATTCCCGCCAGCTCACGGCGATCCTGCAAGAATTTCTTCTCGAGCGTCATGTTTTCCGCCATGCGAGCCTGCTCATCACTGACCAGCTGCCCACCAACATG
The window above is part of the Corynebacterium deserti GIMN1.010 genome. Proteins encoded here:
- a CDS encoding collagen-like domain-containing protein; the protein is MATPFFIAEAPTVTILRSLASSAYGSYTLNLPDDIELEDVTDLDAPGNTLGYVASLQRGKRVGGLARSFIRADVTVTATDPSDLDVTPESDVHDVLDEARARVSSDFFLESDITKAGMGAWIPYVDFNVGDRANISVLDHVVNLPITRIESQVTDHSDTDFLVHVGGQLVSDEQARMAENMTLEKKFLQDRRELAGIEAAAKHAQKTAEDAKQIAEQSKEASDAALTATRIEYAVGDSEEFPPVSGWSVLTPQRPSGSFIWMRTRITYGSGQSEVTSPVLVTGNTGAPGADGTDGTAGKDGLGIQSTVVSYAVGPSGTVAPTSGWSDQVPPLTKGQYLWTRTVWTYTDNSTETGHSVSYIAQDGNDGDDGLPGKDGVGIASTVHLYAVSSSGTVAPTSGWVSTPPAAQPGQFMWTRTIWTYTDGTTETGHAIGKIGDTGQPGRDGIDGIDGQDGLPGRDGLGLKTTTVSYAVHTSGTVAPTSGWTSQVPTLVQGHYLWTRTTWTYTDNSTETGYSVTYLSKDGNDGEDGLPGKDGVGITDTAIVYAVSSSGTSTPTSGWVATPPAAQPGQWIWTRTTWTYSDGTTETGYSVGKVGDTGDKGDKGDPGDKGDDGLPGKDGVGLSLTALAYSLSTSGTSSPTTGWTTTVPTLVKGRYLWTRTTWTYTDNSTEVGFSVAYVGTDGSDGEDGLPGKDGVGIKSTTITYAKSASGTTPPTTGWGAQPPVTSPGDFVWTRTVWGYDDNTTETGYSVGKIGNTGAPGRDGLDGEDGLPGKDGVGLSSTLVEYALHTSGTIAPASGWSTTVPTLVKGRYLWTRTMWTYTDDSTETGHSVSYIPTDGSDGEDGLPGKDGVGITGTTITYAKSSSGTTTPTSGWASQPPVTSPGDYVWTRTVWSYSDGTTETGYSVGRIGLKGDKGDPGSAGKGISSTETAYASSASGTTTPTAGWTTSIPVVPKGHFLWTRTTLTFTDGATSVSYAVSRQGVDGENGTPGNPGADGRTSYFHTAYANSSDGVAGFSTTDPTGRTYVGTYSDFTEADSTDPSRYTWQLVKGADGAPGKGVDTVTITYASSSSGTQAPTTGWQTTMPPVPQGHFLWTRTLTRFTDGASTTVDMVARQGVDGEKGTPGVPGHDGRTPFLHVAYANSPDGTVDFSTTDPSGRAYLGTYSDYATLDIYFDVYADSYGTSTPLDSTDPARYSWALIKGTDGIDGTDGTDGISITAVDVYFRQVPKGSAAPAAPTTLVPTGWSTTEPPWAGDQDLWQTSRIRYSSGDFAYTPPSKVGAYDAANAAWAAATDADGELQKKVKAAQDAATAAEGAFEDVDDLINAPEGDFRQGVAAAFWAQDQVNDEQSEFNQAVSQTATNALATSRLAFPHVSITPADSAGRPYWSYGASSSTLTPDKSSIAGDLSTYSWSHTGAIPGSTVAEAYFDVTPGIDLKLNLMTYMSSGSISAVYVGFVDETGANAVEQWKDLSTSGGVWFESAEMSFPTVVEAWTPGVGIFRLKPGVKKARPVVRTLTAITVWGMHLAAWFPLAEDLQAETAARLDSLEELRGVRTEVTRLDERVAELESGEDFRHLGARRGRLVRDTGYVNISWPSDKRATFTWVAGENLDVTFRINYENNTVIEDSFNTVEDFLGQWSMSLGSDSGSTNIRSASATYRRKPGQVSRFSQTAPQQSIPKSTWFQPSGTSDTGVTGPMGWSAGSTPVRMIATLEVEWRWATAHADYGIAWFVNGVDANHLVQTNLGPRWFWEDGRRTQKLEFSGTLPPNAVLTPALWSSSGGSESDANQRLITFAKAEYFTIT